The following proteins are encoded in a genomic region of Bacillus sp. FJAT-22090:
- a CDS encoding alpha/beta hydrolase: MKQQTVSILSNELCLSGVLHLPSNSDEQKVPLIVILHGFLGSKVGEHRMFVKAARFFTKRGFSVFRFDFSGCGESDGDYSNVMVTKQLKEVQIVLNYLSLIKEVDAENITLIGHSLGGAVASITAAQDRRIRKLILWSPVGKPYEDISKIMGAETVELARVNGKVDYNGFYVSHLFLEDLKNHHPLEAICSYKDEALIIHAKEDEDVPTEHTYSYFDALRQRGCKKEVDKYFVEHADHTFSSYALEEELFNKSFEWLEKYLDTTEKIAL, translated from the coding sequence ATGAAACAACAAACAGTATCAATCCTTTCAAATGAATTATGTCTCTCCGGAGTACTCCATCTTCCTTCAAACTCTGATGAACAGAAAGTTCCTCTCATTGTTATTTTACATGGATTTTTAGGTAGTAAAGTAGGAGAGCATCGAATGTTTGTGAAGGCTGCTCGTTTTTTTACTAAAAGAGGGTTTAGTGTATTCCGTTTCGATTTTAGTGGATGTGGTGAGAGCGACGGTGATTATTCTAATGTAATGGTTACAAAACAATTAAAGGAAGTACAGATTGTACTAAACTATTTATCATTGATTAAAGAAGTGGATGCCGAGAATATTACTTTGATTGGACATAGTCTAGGCGGTGCTGTAGCTTCCATTACGGCTGCTCAGGATAGACGTATTAGAAAACTAATTTTATGGTCACCAGTAGGTAAACCTTACGAAGATATTTCAAAAATTATGGGTGCAGAGACAGTTGAATTAGCGAGAGTGAATGGAAAAGTGGATTATAATGGATTCTACGTCAGTCATTTATTTTTAGAGGATCTGAAAAATCATCACCCATTAGAAGCGATTTGCTCTTATAAAGATGAAGCTCTCATCATTCATGCAAAAGAGGATGAAGACGTTCCTACAGAACATACATATAGCTATTTTGATGCGCTGCGTCAAAGAGGATGTAAAAAAGAAGTGGATAAGTATTTTGTGGAGCATGCAGATCATACCTTTTCAAGTTATGCATTGGAAGAAGAGTTATTTAATAAATCCTTTGAGTGGCTAGAAAAGTATTTGGATACTACTGAGAAAATAGCATTATAA
- a CDS encoding ring-cleaving dioxygenase, producing MNHLKGMHHVTAITSSAEKNYEFFTYVLGMRLVKKTVNQDDIQTYHLFFADDVGGAGTDMTFFDFPNIPKGTHGTNEIYKTAFRVPSDAALDYWVKRFDRLEVKHTGIEEQFGTKVLSFVDFDDQQYQLISDENNEGVATGTPWQKGPIPLEYAITGLGPIHIRIAEFDYLKEVMEKVLLFKEIAQEGSFHLFEVGEGGNGAQVIVEKNIVLPPGRQGFGTVHHAAFRVEDREVLEEWIQRMANFGFQTSGFVDRFFFQSLYARVAPGLLFEFATDGPGFMGDEPYETLGEKLSLPPFLEPKREEIESMVRHFDTVRSTKEFEKEY from the coding sequence ATGAATCATTTAAAAGGCATGCATCACGTAACAGCAATTACAAGTAGTGCGGAAAAAAATTATGAATTTTTCACTTATGTATTAGGAATGCGTTTAGTAAAGAAAACGGTAAACCAAGATGATATCCAAACATATCACTTATTTTTTGCGGATGATGTTGGGGGAGCAGGTACAGATATGACCTTCTTTGACTTCCCAAATATTCCAAAAGGTACTCATGGCACAAATGAAATTTATAAAACAGCTTTCAGAGTGCCAAGTGATGCTGCATTAGACTATTGGGTTAAGCGTTTTGATCGTTTGGAAGTAAAGCATACTGGAATTGAAGAACAATTTGGAACAAAAGTGCTTTCTTTCGTAGATTTTGATGACCAACAATATCAATTAATCTCAGATGAAAATAATGAAGGAGTTGCAACAGGTACTCCATGGCAGAAAGGGCCAATTCCTTTAGAGTATGCTATTACTGGTTTAGGGCCAATTCACATTAGGATTGCTGAGTTCGATTATTTAAAAGAAGTGATGGAAAAGGTTTTATTATTTAAAGAGATTGCACAAGAGGGCTCATTCCACTTATTCGAGGTCGGAGAAGGTGGTAATGGTGCACAAGTAATCGTTGAGAAAAACATTGTTCTTCCGCCAGGTCGTCAAGGTTTTGGGACAGTTCACCATGCAGCATTCCGTGTGGAAGACCGTGAAGTATTGGAAGAGTGGATTCAACGTATGGCAAACTTCGGTTTTCAAACGTCTGGTTTTGTAGACCGCTTTTTCTTCCAATCTTTATACGCAAGAGTAGCGCCAGGCCTATTGTTCGAGTTCGCTACAGATGGTCCAGGATTCATGGGAGACGAGCCTTACGAAACACTTGGAGAAAAATTATCATTGCCTCCATTTTTAGAACCAAAACGGGAAGAGATTGAAAGTATGGTACGCCATTTCGATACTGTAAGAAGTACAAAGGAATTTGAAAAAGAATATTAA